One window of the Desulfomonilia bacterium genome contains the following:
- a CDS encoding efflux RND transporter periplasmic adaptor subunit codes for MKYYYRVILSLTIGAMVLAFSGCGSKDESNRKDANSGKAEVVVAKVERGTILKEYSAMGTIAAEDVARIFPKVAGRVLKIYVTEGSPVGAGQILMQINDSDYRIMVQGVAAMAKGQQVKVEKSKRDFLRAESLHKEDAIAEQLYQDAKSGLEGDQFVMDKANAELANAKKNVSECRVVSPISGIVTSKFVNEGELTAPQSPTPAFVVENMNRVKLEIDLSEDAFGYLEVGNKCIVTVDAIPDKSFEGTISKIFPSINSVSKTFKVTITIENPDLKLRSGMTARAQIVQKARNDAVNAPKVAFLPGEEGFYVFKISGGKVIKTPVKIGIEGNDSYEVLNGLVPGDYVVVEGQVGLSDGLMVKATLAPSVNYKSAIAPAPVAAGTAAVQQQKSPVAPSVNK; via the coding sequence ATGAAATATTACTACAGGGTTATATTATCCTTAACAATCGGAGCAATGGTTCTGGCTTTTAGCGGCTGCGGTTCAAAAGATGAGTCAAACCGGAAGGACGCCAATTCTGGAAAGGCTGAAGTTGTTGTTGCCAAAGTCGAAAGAGGGACCATCCTTAAGGAATATTCGGCGATGGGGACTATAGCTGCTGAAGATGTAGCCAGAATATTTCCAAAGGTTGCCGGAAGGGTGCTCAAAATTTATGTAACGGAGGGTTCACCTGTTGGAGCCGGGCAGATCCTTATGCAGATAAATGATTCCGATTATCGTATAATGGTCCAGGGTGTTGCCGCAATGGCAAAAGGTCAGCAGGTTAAAGTTGAAAAGAGCAAAAGGGATTTCTTGCGTGCGGAAAGCCTTCATAAGGAAGATGCAATTGCAGAGCAGTTGTATCAGGATGCAAAAAGCGGACTTGAAGGTGATCAGTTTGTTATGGATAAGGCAAACGCTGAACTTGCAAACGCGAAAAAGAACGTCAGCGAATGCAGGGTTGTTTCCCCTATTTCAGGTATAGTCACGAGCAAGTTTGTAAATGAAGGAGAACTCACGGCCCCCCAGTCCCCAACGCCTGCATTTGTGGTTGAAAATATGAACAGGGTGAAACTCGAGATTGACCTTTCTGAAGATGCATTCGGTTATCTTGAAGTAGGCAATAAATGTATTGTCACTGTTGACGCGATACCTGATAAATCCTTCGAGGGTACAATTTCAAAGATATTCCCATCAATAAATTCAGTCAGCAAAACTTTCAAGGTGACGATAACCATTGAGAATCCGGACTTGAAACTAAGGAGTGGAATGACAGCCAGGGCTCAGATTGTACAGAAAGCCAGGAATGATGCCGTAAATGCTCCAAAGGTGGCTTTTCTGCCAGGAGAAGAAGGTTTCTATGTTTTCAAGATTTCAGGCGGAAAAGTAATAAAAACACCCGTTAAAATTGGAATAGAGGGAAATGATTCATATGAAGTACTTAATGGTCTTGTTCCCGGAGATTATGTGGTGGTCGAAGGTCAGGTAGGTCTGAGTGATGGCCTCATGGTGAAAGCTACTCTTGCACCATCCGTTAATTACAAATCTGCTATCGCGCCTGCACCTGTCGCAGCCGGAACGGCAGCCGTTCAGCAGCAGAAGAGTCCGGTTGCGCCGTCTGTCAATAAATAA
- a CDS encoding TolC family protein — MFRLAICIVVFMVMITGQAFSQEVMSVEQVLEIAVNNYPGIKAFKEESTIKDMEKKEALIMMLPKVKVNYGYYRLDEPQVLDIGQDLYLPILNEASPPRFDSNGNIALDWDTRRPMYAYIPAEGITVGTQDNHSLSLEVTQVLFAGGSLYNNYLIKENSKKSTDIETQKKIRDLKVKVIEAYYGVVASRQGVDVAKAAIASLQAHVNQAMAFYKAGVIAKNDVLQAKVKLAEQEQNLIAAENMVNTAEAGLNVSMARPLTEPVVIENDIEISKIEYTLEEAIEYSMENRQELKELDIYMDSAKKGVKAAKGGYAPRIAASYTYQRYGADIDIVNDQWKIGVGLEWTLFGKLAEGGTAYTNVGKAKAMQSQVLLERQRTADEIALQVKDAYLTANAAIAKMNVGSKSIELAEENLRIQKHKYNLQACTSTDVLDAQTMLDKSKIDYIKAKVDYAISVAKLKAAMGIL, encoded by the coding sequence ATGTTTAGACTGGCAATATGTATTGTGGTTTTTATGGTGATGATTACAGGGCAGGCATTTTCACAGGAAGTTATGTCCGTCGAACAGGTGCTTGAAATAGCTGTCAATAATTATCCGGGCATCAAAGCTTTCAAGGAAGAGTCAACAATAAAGGATATGGAAAAAAAGGAAGCCCTGATAATGATGCTTCCGAAGGTTAAGGTTAACTATGGCTATTATCGTCTTGATGAACCTCAGGTGCTGGATATCGGACAGGACCTGTATCTTCCAATACTGAACGAAGCAAGCCCACCCCGTTTTGACAGCAATGGAAATATCGCTCTTGACTGGGATACTAGAAGGCCGATGTATGCTTATATTCCTGCCGAAGGGATAACCGTGGGTACACAGGATAACCATTCGCTTTCACTTGAAGTTACCCAGGTTCTCTTTGCCGGCGGTTCACTATATAATAACTATCTGATCAAGGAAAACAGCAAGAAATCGACAGATATTGAAACCCAGAAAAAAATCCGGGATTTGAAAGTCAAGGTCATTGAGGCATACTATGGAGTAGTTGCCAGCAGACAGGGAGTGGATGTTGCCAAAGCTGCCATAGCATCCCTGCAGGCACATGTAAATCAGGCCATGGCATTCTATAAAGCCGGTGTCATTGCAAAGAATGACGTCCTTCAGGCAAAGGTCAAACTCGCCGAGCAGGAGCAGAACCTGATAGCTGCTGAGAATATGGTCAACACAGCAGAAGCCGGACTTAATGTTTCGATGGCAAGACCATTGACTGAACCAGTAGTAATAGAAAATGACATTGAAATATCAAAGATTGAATATACTCTTGAAGAGGCGATCGAATATTCAATGGAAAACAGACAGGAACTTAAAGAACTCGATATTTATATGGATTCTGCAAAAAAAGGTGTAAAGGCGGCCAAAGGCGGATATGCCCCACGCATAGCCGCATCATATACTTATCAGAGGTATGGTGCCGATATAGATATTGTCAATGATCAGTGGAAAATCGGTGTGGGATTGGAATGGACTCTCTTCGGCAAACTTGCGGAAGGTGGAACTGCCTATACAAATGTAGGAAAGGCAAAAGCAATGCAGTCTCAGGTTCTGCTGGAAAGGCAAAGGACAGCCGATGAAATCGCACTTCAGGTTAAAGACGCATATCTGACTGCAAATGCTGCAATTGCGAAAATGAATGTTGGGAGCAAATCAATTGAGCTTGCCGAGGAAAATCTTAGAATTCAGAAACACAAGTACAATCTTCAGGCATGTACTTCAACGGATGTTCTCGATGCACAGACCATGCTTGATAAATCCAAAATAGACTATATTAAGGCCAAGGTTGACTATGCCATATCGGTGGCAAAACTTAAAGCAGCTATGGGGATACTTTAG
- a CDS encoding TetR/AcrR family transcriptional regulator, translating into MTRKERERQLRRNAILEAAGKVFARDGYFNATMSQIAGVAEFGMGTIYQCFPNKQALFSEVIIEGVEAYSTGLKESLAGKDTWQDKLKTFIEYRLNWVEKQPDLQRLIMEIIYFPVPDIKSQIVMRLREIYEENTGMLKEILSQSLETNKNIDIDLMALVVTGTINSIANDWLMGVLKKIPTEYISGIMQVVAGGEDV; encoded by the coding sequence ATGACGAGGAAAGAACGGGAAAGACAACTTAGAAGAAATGCTATCCTGGAGGCAGCAGGAAAGGTATTTGCCCGGGATGGTTACTTCAATGCCACCATGTCCCAGATAGCCGGTGTTGCAGAATTCGGAATGGGTACTATCTATCAGTGTTTCCCAAATAAACAGGCCCTTTTCTCTGAGGTAATCATTGAAGGAGTAGAGGCATATAGCACCGGATTGAAGGAGTCTCTGGCCGGGAAAGATACCTGGCAGGATAAGCTTAAGACATTTATTGAATACAGGCTCAACTGGGTGGAAAAGCAGCCGGATCTTCAGCGTCTTATTATGGAAATAATCTATTTCCCCGTTCCTGATATCAAATCTCAGATTGTAATGCGCCTGAGAGAAATTTATGAAGAAAATACTGGAATGCTGAAGGAAATCCTTTCACAATCGCTTGAAACTAATAAGAACATTGATATTGATCTGATGGCACTTGTAGTCACTGGGACAATTAATTCTATTGCCAATGACTGGCTTATGGGTGTTCTAAAAAAGATTCCTACTGAGTATATTTCCGGAATCATGCAGGTTGTTGCAGGAGGTGAAGATGTTTAG
- a CDS encoding GNAT family N-acetyltransferase, which yields MNGKQAGEYGKKIVTAEKAVKCISQGKRVFVGSFCGEPQHLVSALINNTSNFFDIELIRFLNLEGSLMGLVAEETKGRSYHVRSIYQGSGMLTGLSAAKRFLTPVNLYMVPQLFLKRHIPIHYALVQVSPPDEFGWMNLGISVDITLAAVQAADVVIAQINSKMPKIPGYGMLHIDDVDYIIEHDEELLTTYPVPDLPGMENIAGYLSNLVDDGSTIQLGPGIPGELVEKALGNKNDLGVHSQFILDSMLALCRKGVITNRKKGFNDGKMVAFGAIGSEQLYSFLDMNPAVEFRPSDFVSNPRIISRHNKMVAINLASAIDLKGQVSADGMPQNHFADVAGMVDFTRGASMSERGKTIIVISSASHDEQTSNIIPEISTGAVAIPAPDVTYIVSDYGVVNLFGKNIQERAMAIISISHPKFRDELFNKAKELGLISQERSINESINGIYPAWMEETIESGGEKITFRPAKTTDSRLIQEHFYSMDKKDISKRFFGLRLHFFWDELKNMFMVDYKNKFSVIAYVGEEGLGKVVGVGMYCIDEGKDIAEVAYSLDQDWQGKGIAAKLQQKIVDAARHNGLAGLYAMTFPDNNSMIKLFKKLPYKISNHFEDGALIMEAFFSEPKE from the coding sequence ATGAACGGAAAGCAGGCCGGCGAATACGGCAAAAAAATTGTAACAGCAGAGAAAGCTGTTAAATGCATATCTCAGGGAAAGAGGGTTTTTGTCGGCTCTTTCTGCGGAGAACCTCAGCATCTTGTTTCAGCGCTTATCAACAACACATCCAATTTCTTTGATATTGAACTGATAAGATTTTTAAACCTTGAAGGCTCTCTTATGGGCCTGGTTGCCGAAGAAACAAAAGGAAGAAGCTACCATGTCAGGTCAATATATCAGGGTTCCGGGATGCTCACAGGTCTTTCTGCGGCAAAGCGTTTTTTGACACCTGTGAATCTCTACATGGTGCCTCAACTTTTTCTCAAAAGGCATATCCCTATTCATTATGCCCTGGTCCAGGTCAGTCCGCCTGATGAATTCGGCTGGATGAACCTGGGAATATCGGTGGACATTACCCTGGCGGCAGTACAGGCAGCCGATGTTGTTATTGCACAGATCAACTCAAAAATGCCAAAAATCCCGGGATACGGCATGCTTCATATTGACGATGTGGATTATATAATCGAGCATGATGAGGAACTCCTGACCACCTATCCCGTACCTGATTTGCCTGGTATGGAAAATATTGCAGGATATCTTTCCAATCTGGTCGATGACGGCTCAACAATCCAGCTAGGCCCAGGCATTCCAGGTGAACTTGTCGAGAAGGCCCTTGGGAATAAAAACGACCTTGGCGTACACAGCCAGTTCATACTTGATTCAATGCTCGCACTATGCAGAAAAGGCGTTATAACAAACCGTAAAAAGGGATTTAATGACGGCAAGATGGTTGCTTTCGGAGCCATAGGCTCCGAGCAACTTTATAGTTTCCTTGACATGAATCCAGCGGTCGAATTCAGACCGAGTGATTTTGTCAGCAACCCGCGCATCATATCCAGACACAATAAAATGGTTGCCATCAACCTGGCTTCCGCCATAGACCTCAAGGGACAGGTTTCCGCCGACGGAATGCCTCAAAACCATTTTGCAGATGTCGCAGGAATGGTCGATTTTACAAGAGGAGCCTCAATGTCTGAAAGGGGCAAGACCATTATAGTAATATCTTCGGCATCGCATGATGAGCAAACCAGCAACATTATTCCTGAGATCTCAACCGGCGCTGTTGCCATTCCCGCTCCCGATGTAACATACATCGTCAGTGATTATGGCGTTGTGAACCTTTTCGGAAAAAATATCCAGGAAAGGGCCATGGCAATTATCAGTATTTCCCACCCAAAATTCAGGGATGAACTTTTCAATAAAGCCAAGGAACTAGGGCTAATAAGCCAGGAAAGAAGCATCAACGAATCCATTAACGGCATCTATCCTGCATGGATGGAAGAGACCATAGAATCAGGCGGTGAAAAGATCACCTTCAGACCCGCCAAGACTACCGACAGCAGGCTTATTCAGGAACACTTCTATTCCATGGATAAAAAGGATATCTCAAAGAGGTTCTTCGGCTTGAGATTGCATTTCTTCTGGGATGAACTCAAAAACATGTTCATGGTAGATTATAAGAACAAATTCTCCGTAATTGCCTATGTGGGAGAAGAGGGACTCGGTAAAGTTGTTGGAGTGGGTATGTATTGTATTGACGAAGGCAAAGACATAGCGGAAGTTGCATATTCTCTTGATCAGGACTGGCAGGGCAAGGGAATTGCAGCGAAGCTGCAGCAGAAAATAGTTGATGCGGCGAGGCATAACGGACTTGCAGGCCTTTATGCAATGACATTCCCTGACAACAACTCCATGATCAAACTTTTTAAGAAACTGCCGTATAAAATATCAAATCACTTTGAAGATGGTGCATTGATAATGGAAGCATTTTTTTCAGAGCCAAAAGAATAA